The following coding sequences are from one Rathayibacter sp. SW19 window:
- a CDS encoding type II toxin-antitoxin system Phd/YefM family antitoxin, translating to MTLHGQKSSAEVGVRELHDQLSHYLRYVASGRDVVVTMRGHRVARLSPVDADDALADLRARGLVRDPEHERQPLRGRSRLTATGTVSDLVSEQRR from the coding sequence ATGACGCTACATGGCCAGAAGTCGAGTGCGGAAGTCGGCGTGCGTGAGCTGCACGACCAGCTCAGTCACTATCTTCGCTATGTCGCGTCCGGCCGCGATGTTGTCGTGACGATGCGAGGCCACCGCGTCGCGCGCCTTTCGCCGGTCGACGCGGATGATGCACTGGCGGACTTGCGCGCTCGCGGATTGGTGCGCGACCCGGAGCATGAGCGTCAACCGTTACGAGGGCGTTCGAGATTGACAGCCACCGGCACGGTGTCTGATCTGGTAAGCGAGCAGCGGCGCTGA